The Symphalangus syndactylus isolate Jambi chromosome 8, NHGRI_mSymSyn1-v2.1_pri, whole genome shotgun sequence genome includes a window with the following:
- the LYSET gene encoding lysosomal enzyme trafficking factor isoform X1 yields the protein MVAFSEMPKPPDYSELSDSLTLAVGTGRFSGALHRAWRMMNFRQRMGWIGVGLYLLASAAAFYYVFEINETYNRLALEHIQQHPEEPLEGTTWTHSLKAQLLSLPFWLWTIIFLVPYLQMFLFLYSCTRADPKTVGYCIIPICLAVICNRHQAFVKASNQISRLQLIDT from the exons ATGGTGGCTTTCTCTGAAATGCCAAAGCCACCCGATTATTCAGAGCTGAGTGACTCTTTAACGCTTGCCGTGGGAACAGGAAGATTTTCGGGAGCATT gCACAGAGCATGGAGAATGATGAACTTCCGTCAGCGGatgggatggattggagtggGATTGTATCTGTTAGCCAGTGCGGCAGCATTTTACTATGTTTTTGAAATCAATGAGACTTATAACAGGCTGGCCTTGGAACACATTCAACAGCACCCTGAGGAGCCCCTTGAAGGAACCACATGGACACACTCCTTGAAAGCTCAATTACTCTCCTTGCCTTTTTGGTTGTGGACAATTATTTTTCTGGTACCTTACTTACAGATGTTTTTGTTCCTATACTCTTGTACAAGAGCTGATCCCAAAACAGTGGGCTACTGTATCATCCCTATATGCTTGGCAGTTATTTGCAATCGCCACCAGGCATTTGTCAAGGCTTCTAATCAGATCAGCAGACTACAACTGATTGACACATAA
- the LYSET gene encoding lysosomal enzyme trafficking factor isoform X2, with protein MMNFRQRMGWIGVGLYLLASAAAFYYVFEINETYNRLALEHIQQHPEEPLEGTTWTHSLKAQLLSLPFWLWTIIFLVPYLQMFLFLYSCTRADPKTVGYCIIPICLAVICNRHQAFVKASNQISRLQLIDT; from the coding sequence ATGATGAACTTCCGTCAGCGGatgggatggattggagtggGATTGTATCTGTTAGCCAGTGCGGCAGCATTTTACTATGTTTTTGAAATCAATGAGACTTATAACAGGCTGGCCTTGGAACACATTCAACAGCACCCTGAGGAGCCCCTTGAAGGAACCACATGGACACACTCCTTGAAAGCTCAATTACTCTCCTTGCCTTTTTGGTTGTGGACAATTATTTTTCTGGTACCTTACTTACAGATGTTTTTGTTCCTATACTCTTGTACAAGAGCTGATCCCAAAACAGTGGGCTACTGTATCATCCCTATATGCTTGGCAGTTATTTGCAATCGCCACCAGGCATTTGTCAAGGCTTCTAATCAGATCAGCAGACTACAACTGATTGACACATAA
- the MOAP1 gene encoding modulator of apoptosis 1: MTLRLLEDWCRGMDMNPRKALLIAGISQSCSVAEIEEALQAGLAPLGEYRLLGRMFRRDENRKVALVGLTAETSHALVPKEIPGKGGIWRVIFKPPDPDNTFLSRLNEFLAGEGMTVGELTRALGHENGSLDPEQGMIPEMWAPMLAQALEALQPALQCLKYKKLRVFSGRESPEPGEEEFGRWMFHTTQMMKAWQVPDVEKRRRLLESLRGPALDVIRVLKINNPLITVDECLQALEEVFGVTDNPRELQVKYLTTYQKDEEKLSAYVLRLEPLLQKLVQRGAIERDAVNQARLDQVIAGAVHKTIRRELNLPEDGPAPGFLQLLVLIKDYEAAEEEEALLQAVLEGNFT, from the coding sequence ATGACTTTGAGGCTTTTAGAAGACTGGTGCAGGGGGATGGACATGAACCCTCGGAAAGCGCTATTGATTGCCGGCATCTCCCAGAGCTGCAGTGTGGCAGAAATCGAGGAGGCTCTGCAGGCTGGTTTAGCTCCCTTGGGGGAGTACAGACTGCTTGGAAGGATGTTCAGGAGGGATGAGAACAGGAAAGTAGCCTTAGTAGGGCTTACTGCGGAGACTAGTCACGCACTCGTCCCTAAGGAGATACCGGGAAAAGGGGGTATCTGGAGAGTGATCTTTAAGCCTCCTGACccagataatacatttttaagcagATTAAATGAATTTTTAGCGGGAGAGGGCATGACAGTGGGTGAGTTAACCAGAGCTCTTGGACATGAAAATGGCTCCTTAGACCCAGAGCAGGGCATGATCCCAGAAATGTGGGCCCCTATGTTGGCACAGGCATTAGAGGCTCTTCAGCCTGCCCTGCAATGCTTGAAGTATAAAAAGCTGAGAGTGTTCTCGGGCAGGGAGTCTCCAGAACCAGGAGAAGAAGAATTTGGACGCTGGATGTTTCATACTACTCAGATGATGAAGGCGTGGCAGGTGCCAGATGTAGAGAAGAGAAGGCGATTGCTAGAGAGCCTTCGAGGCCCAGCACTTGATGTTATTCGTGTCCTCAAGATAAACAATCCTTTAATTACTGTCGATGAATGCCTGCAGGCTCTTGAGGAGGTATTTGGGGTTACAGATAATCCTAGGGAGTTGCAGGTCAAATATCTAACCACTTACCAGAAGGATGAGGAAAAGTTGTCGGCTTATGTACTGAGGCTGGAGCCTTTGTTACAGAAGCTGGTACAGAGAGGAGCAATTGAGAGAGATGCTGTGAATCAGGCCCGCCTAGACCAAGTCATTGCTGGGGCAGTCCACAAAACAATTCGCAGAGAGCTTAATCTGCCAGAGGATGGCCCAGCCCCTGGTTTCTTGCAGTTATTGGTACTAATAAAGGATTATGAGgcagctgaggaggaggaggccctTCTCCAGGCAGTATTGGAAGGTAATTTCACCTGA